The DNA region GATGACAGCGGGGTGATGTGGATAGGGACTTATAAGAAAGGTGTGGCCTATTATAATGAGAGCATTTTTAAGTTTTCCATCAACCGCCTGGGCGATATCAACTGCCTGGAAGAGTGTGGTAATGGTTGCCTGTGGCTGGGCAGCAATGATGCCGGATTAATGCATTGGAACTCACGGACGGACGAAAAGAAAATATATACCCACTCACGGACGGGTAATTCCATAGCCTCCAATGTAATTGTCACTTTGTTGCAGGCAACCGACGGCAAACTGTGGATAGGCACTTTCTGGGAAGGTCTGGACTGCTTTGACGGTAAACGCTTCGTGAATTACCGCAACCGTCCCGGAGATGAGAATTCGCTGGCTAACAATAATGTTTGGGCGCTGGCGGAAGACAAGGATGGAAATATATGGATTGGTACGTTAGGCGGAGGCCTGCAATGCCTGAATCCGAAGACGGGGAAGTTTATCACCTATACCATGGCTAATTCCGACCTCATCTCCAATCATATTTCTTCTATCTGCATCACCCGCGACAATCGGCTTGTTATCGGCACCGCTTCTACGGGTGTTGCCATTATGGATTTGAACATTCGGAAGATAACCAATATGGTAGGTAACCTGTCGGGGAGCCAGCGTTTCTCCAATCAAAGTATAAATCAGGTCTATGAAGATAGTCGGGGACTGATATGGATAGGAACGCGCAATGGGCTGAATCTGTATAACCCGAAGAATGACCGTTTGCAGATTGTCTCTTCCGGTCGGGACGAAGCAATGGAATACATTGCCGGTATTGCGGAGGATGAGAACAAAAATATGTGGGTGACCACGGGGAACGGGGTACTGAATATTATCCCTTCCATCGATACGAAAACCGCAGATTATGCATTCCATTATTATGTATATGATGATAAGGATGGTTTGCAAGGGTCGGAGTTCAATCAGCGTTCCATCAAGCAGCTCACTTCGGGAGAGATTGCGATGGGGGGCATGTACGGGCTCAATACATTCAGTCCTAACGGCATCAAATATAACCTTACGCTACCGAAGGTGATGTTTACCGGCTTCCAGCTGTTCAATGAAGAGATTGAGATCGGGAAGGAGTACGGAGGGCGCGTCTTGCTGCGCGAGTCGTTGAATAAAGTCAGGGAGATAGAACTCGACTATAAACAGAATGTCTTCACCGTACTGTTTGCATCGGACAATTACATCATGCCTGATAAGACCCGGTATTTGTACAAGTTGGAAGGTTTTAACGAAGACTGGCTGTCGGGTACGGCCGATATGCACCGCGTCACTTACACGAATCTGGCGCCCGGTACTTACCAGCTGAAAGTAAAAGCCGTCAATGGTGACGGATATGCAGGGACGGAGGAAGCGAGCCTTAAGATTATCATCCGGCCACCTTTCTGGATGACTTCATGGGCATACGTCATTTATGTTTTGTCGCTGATAGGGGTACTGATGCTTGCCCGCAATGCGGTGCTGCGCCGTGAGCGTAATAAATTCAAAATACAGCAAATGGAACATGAAGCGGAGAGGAATGAGGAGGTGAACCAGATGAAGTTCCGTTTCTTCACCAATGTGAGTCATGAGTTGCGTACTCCGTTGACGCTGATTATCTCACCGTTGGAGAGTATGATAAAAGAGACGAAGGATGAAAGGAAACTGGGCCAGTTGAAGTTGATGCACCGCAATGCCTCACGCCTGCTGAATTTGGTGAATCAGCTGCTGGACTTCCGTAAGAATGAGGTGGCAGGTCTGCATCTCAGCCTTTCCGAAGGAGAAATCGTGTCGTATGTTCACTCTATATGCAACTCATTCCTGATGCTTTCGGAAAAGAAGAACGTGCATCTCACTTTTTTCTCGGCGGTAGAATCGCTGAATATGTCGTTCGATGAGGATAAGATGGGTAAGGTAGTGATGAATCTGCTTTCTAATGCGTTTAAGTTTACTCCGGATGGAGGGAGGGTGGATGTCTCTCTTGAACTGATAAAAGGAACTACGGAAACATTGGAAATCAAAGTATCCGATACGGGGGTAGGTATCAGCGACCTTGATAAAGAACGTATATTCGAACGTTTCTATCAATCGGAGCGTAAAGGCGATGGTAATCCCAGTACGGGGAGTGGTATCGGTTTGAGTCTGGTGCGCGATTACGTTACGTTACATGGCGGTGTAGTGCGCGTGTTCGACAATGTGGGTACGGGCAGTGTGTTTGTGGTAGATATCCCCGTAAAGCATTCCGTAGTCAATGTGGTTACTCCACTCTCCGAAGAAGCGGCGGAAGAGGATGCGGTGGCTTTGGCATTGGAATCAGAAGAAAAGCCGGAGATTGAAGTACCGGGCGAAGACGGGAGAAAGAAGCCACTTGCGCTGATTGTAGATGACAATGAAGACTTTGTTTCTTTCATGCGCTATACATTAAGTCTGTATTTCCGTATAGAATCTGCCGGAAACGGAAAGATAGCCTGGCAGATGATACCGGAACTGATGCCGGATATCATCGTCTGTGACGTGATGATGCCTGAAATGGACGGGAACGAACTGTGCCGTTGGGTGAAGGCTGACAAGCGTACAAGTAATATTCCGTTTGTGTTACTTACGGCCAAGCAATCCGTAGAGAATAAGGTGGAAGGCCTGACGATTGGTGCTGATGACTATGTGACGAAACCTTTCAATATGGAGGTACTGATTTTGCGCATGCGCAAACTGATAGATTTGAGTAGCAAAAATAAACTTCGCACCCGTATTGATCCCGAACCGAGTGAAATTGTTATCACTTCGATGGATGAAAAGCTGATTGAGAATGCGATAAAGTATGTGGAGACCCATATTGCCCGTCCCGATTTATCTGTGGAAGAATTGAGTCATGAACTGGGCATGAGCCGGGTGCATCTCTATAAAAAGCTGTTGCAGATTACCGGTAAAACTCCGATAGAATTTATTCGCATTATCCGGCTGAAACGTGCGGCACAACTTCTGCGCGAGAGCCAGCAGAATGTGTCGGAGGTTGCCTATCAGGTGGGCTTCAATAACCCCAAATATTTCAGTAAGTATTTCAAGGATGAATTCGGTGTTTTACCCTCTGTATATCAGGAAAAGGAGGGTAAATAACAAAAAGTACCCATTGTTGAAACATCTGATATTTCTATAAATCAAATAAGCCCTTTCCTTTCAACATCGGGAGGGCTTGTTTACTGTATGATTTCCTACTTTTACACTCGGAGAAAATAACTTTAAAAACAAAGATATGAAATTGAAAAACACTTCAGTTTGTTTGCTCGCGGGATGGATGCTGATGGCATGCTCCGGAGGCGGGTATGAGAAGACAAGTAACGGCATTATTGTAAATGTCGAACAACAGCAACCGACAGATGTGCGAAAGGTGAAGGTTGAAGTAATGGGAGAGAAGTTGATTCATGTGTCGGCCACTCCCGAAAAAAACTTTTCAAAGGCGGAAAGCCTGATTATAGTTCCCCAAAAAGATAAGACGGATTTCAGCGTGGAAGAAAGTGAAGATGCCGTTTCGGTAAAAACCTCGGAGGTGTGCGCCATCGTATCCAAAGCTACGGGTGAAGTACGCTTTACCGATGCTTCCGGTAACCTGATTTTGGCGGAAGATGAGAAGGGCAGGAGTTTCCAGCCTATCGAAGTGCAGGGAACAAAGGCGTATACGGTCCGTCAGGTATTCCAGTCACCCGATGATGAGGCGTTCTACGGACTGGGACAACACCAGGCTGATGAATTCAACTATAAAGGTAAGAACGAGGAACTTTTCCAGTATAATACAAAGGTTTCTGTACCTTTTATCGTTTCCAATAAGAATTACGGTATTCTGTGGGATAGTTATTCGCTTTGCCGTTTCGGCGATCCACGTGATTATGCACAGTTAAGCACAGTTTTCAAACTCTATGATAAGGAGGGCAAGGAAGGGACTTTGACAGGAACATACGTACCCTCTCAGAAATCGACAGCGGAGACACTGGTACGCCGGGAAGATTCTGTTTATTTTGAACATCTGAAATCGGAAGATTTGTCGAAGGTGGTGAACCTGCCCGAAGGATTTCCTTTCATGGGTTCGCAGGTGACGTATGAAGGAGAAATTGAGCCGATGGAGAGTGGTCAGTTCCGTTTCATCCTCTATTATGCAGGATATATGAAGGTGTATATTGACAATGAACTGGTAGTTCCCGAACGTTGGCGTACGGCTTGGAATCCGAACAGTTATAAGTTTGCGGTAGACCTGAAAGCCGGCAAGCGTGTTCCATTGAAGATTGAATGGACTCCCGACGGATATGTATCCTATTGCGGTTTGCGTGCGTTGTCTCCTGTATCTGCTGAAGAACAGAACAAACAGTCGTGGTGGGGAGAGATGCAGAATGAAATCGATTATTATTTTGTTTATGGCGAGGATATGGACGAGGTAATCAGTGGATACCGTGCTCTGACCGGAAAATCACAAATCATGCCGAAGTGGGCGATGGGATACTGGCAGAGCCGCGAACGTTATAAGACGCAGGAAGAAATATTGGATGCTTTGAAGGAATTCCGTAAACGTCAGATTCCCATTGATAATATTGTGCTCGACTGGAGCTACTGGCCGGAAAATGCCTGGGGCAGTCATGAGTTCGACAAAGCTCGTTTCCCTGATCCGAAAGGAATGGTAGATTCTATTCATGCCCTGAATGCCAAGATGATGATTTCCGTTTGGCCGAAATTCTATATGACCACGGAACATTATAAAGAGTTTGATGAAAAAGGCTGGATGTATCAGCAGGCCGTTAAAGACAGCATCCGTGACTGGATTGGCCCCGGTTACATTGGTTCTTTCTATGATGCTTATGCTGAGGGTGCACGGAAACTGTTCTGGAAACAGATGGAAGATCATCTTTATCCCCTCGGAATTGATGCCTGGTGGATGGATGCCAGTGAACCGAATGTACGCGACTGTACGGATTTGGCTTACCGGAAAGCTTTATGTGGTCCGACTGCTCTCGGTCCGTCCGATCAATATTTCAATGCGTATGCGTTGATGAATGCTGAGGCTATTTATGACGGACAACGTGCCATAGACAATGACAAACGTGTATTCTTGCTGACTCGTTCGGGATTTGCCGGATTGCAACGTTATTCTACCGCAACGTGGAGTGGCGATATCGCTACCCGTTGGGAAGATATGAAGGCACAGATTTCTGCCGGACTGAATTTTGCACTCAGCGGTATTCCTTACTGGACAATGGACATTGGCGGATTCTGCGTAGAAAAACGCTATGAGGACGGACAAAAGGAATTCAATAAGACCGGAAAAGAGAATGCGGACTATAAGGAATGGCGTGAGTTGAATACGCGTTGGTATCAGTTTGGCGCATTCTGTCCGTTGTTCCGTGCGCATGGACAGTATCCGTTCCGTGAGGTGTGGAATATAGCTCCCGAAGGACATCCGGCTTATAGTTCTATAGTGTATTATACGAAGTTACGCTATACGATGATGCCTTATATTTATTCATTGGCCGGGATGACTTATTTTGATGATTATACAATTATGCGTCCGCTGGTAATGGACTTTACGGCAGATACAAAGGTGAATAATATCAGTGACCAGTTTATGTTCGGTCCGGCGTTGATGGCGGCTCCGGTGTATGAGTATGGTGCACGCAATCGGGAGGTCTATTTCCCGGCAACTTGCGGTTGGTATGATTTCTATACCGGTAAGTATATGGCCGGTGGCGGGCAGTTGAAAGTGGACGCTCCCTATGAACGTATGCCGCTCTATGTACGCGAAGGGGCTATTGTGCCTTACGGACCGGAAATGCAGTATAGTGACGAGAAGCCTGCGGAAGAAATTACACTGTATGTATATGCGGGTAAAGATGGTGAGTTCACTTTGTACGAGGATGAAGGTGTGAATTACAACTACGAAAAAGGACAGTATGCCACTATCCCGTTTACTTATAATGATGCGGAAGGTACTCTGACTATTGGTGACCGTGCAGGAGAATTTCCCGGTATGCTGAAAGAACGTACATTTAACGTTGTAAAGGTAAGTAAGGATAAGCCGCAACCTTTTGACGCAAAGGCTAAGGGTATGGTGGTGAAGTATGATGGGAAGCGGCAGAGTGTAAAATTGTAAAACGAGTAAATGATAATTTAGGGGCATGATACTCGGACTATCTTAATTCTCCTCCTCCTGGGAGGAGGAGTACCCGTAGGGGGAGGTGGTAGGTAAAACAAATACCTATGAATCACAAGGCTAAGGAATTCTTTCTCACCTACCACCCCGCCCTTTGGGCACCCCTCCTCCCAGGAGGAGGGGAATTAAGATAGTCCGTATATCAGTAGACTGCCGCCGCTAAATTATCATTTATACAATCAATATCATGAAACAACTATTTATAATACTAATATCCTGTTTGCTCCTCTTCTTAATATTGGGAGGTTGTACCTCCGCTGAACGGGTTACTGATAGCCGTCGACAGGACTTCACCGCTGACTGGACTTTCCATTTGGGAGATGACTCTGCGGCATCCCGTCCCGATTATGACGACACGGCATGGCGGATCCTCAATCTTCCACATGACTGGGCCATCGAGGGGGAATTCAGCAGAGATAATCCTTCCGGAACAGGAGGCGGGGCATTACCCGGTGGTATCGGTTGGTATCGCAAAACGTTTACTGTTGACAAAGCGGATGAAGGCAAGCGCTTGTATATTGATTTTGACGGTGTATATATGAATTCGGAAGTCTTTATCAATGGTCATTCTCTTGGTGTACGTCCTTATGGATATGTCTCGTTCAGTTACGATCTGACTCCCCATATCAAGTGGGGCGGAAAGAATGTAGTTGCCGTACGTGTGGACAATGCGGAACAACCTAATTCCCGCTGGTACTCGGGATGTGGCATCTACCGTAATGTATGGCTTACGAAACTTAACCCTGTGCATATAGCGCAATGGGGTACTTTTATCACGGCGGAAGACGTGTCGAAGAACAGTGCCCGGCTAAACATACGTACTAAAATACAGTATGATGTGGCCGCTCAACTGCAAGATTCCGTGAAGCAGGCGGATGGCACGTATGTTGTTTTTGACTCGGAAATTGTTCCCCTGGCAGATGTTGTGTTGCAGTCACGGCTGATGGATGCGGAAGGGCATGTTGTGGGTGAGGTTGCATCGGAACTGCAAGTGATACCTGCCTGTCCGAACGAGGTAGAACAGGAAATTGTAGTGAAGACTCCTAATCTCTGGAGCGTGAACACTCCTTATATATATAAGGTACACAGTATCCTTATTGATAAGATAACCGGTAAGGTACTGGATAATTACTGTACGAATACCGGTATCCGTACCTTCCGTTTTGATGCACAGAAAGGGTTTATTCTGAATGGAGAACGGCTGAAGATTAATGGTGTATGTATGCATCACGATCTGGGGTGTCTTGGGGCGGCAGTCAATATCCGCGCTATCGAGCGCCAGCTGGAGATACTGCAAGAAATGGGCTGTAACGGCATTCGCTGTTCTCATAATCCTCCCTCACCTGAACTGCTCGATCTTTGTGACCGTATGGGATTTATCGTAATGGATGAGACGTTCGATATGTGGCGCAAAAGAAAAACGGCTCATGATTATTCCCGTTACTTCAACGAGTGGCATGAACGCGATCTGACGGACTTGATACTTCGCGACCGTAACCATCCTTCTGTTTTCATTTGGAGCATCGGTAACGAAGTGCTGGAACAATGGTCGGATGCAAAAGCGGATACGCTGACCTTGGAACAAGCGAATCTGATTCTGAATTTTGGTCATGATCAGAGTATGCTGGCGAAAGAAGGTGAGATGAGCGTGAACTCTTTACTGACGAAGAAACTGGCAGATATGGTAAAAGCCCTCGATTCTACCCGTCCCGTTACGGCTGGCTGTAATGAACCGAACCCGAATAATCACTTGTTCCGTTCGGGAGCATTAGATCTCATCGGCTTCAATTACCATGATGATTGGTTTGCCGGTGTACCCGAGAAATTTCCCGGTAAACCTTTCATTGTGGCGGAAAGTGTATCAGCACTGATGACACGTGGCTACTACCGGATGCCGAGTGACGAAACAGTTATTTGTCCTGAACGTTGGGATAAACCTTATTTTGATGATAGTTTCTTCTGTTCTTCGTATGATAACTGTCATGTACCTTGGGGGAACAGCCATGAGGGCACGATGCGCCACGTGAAAAATAATGATTTTATCAGCGGACAGTATGTCTGGACCGGGTTTGACTATTTGGGTGAACCGACTCCTTACGGTTGGCCTGCCCGTAGCTCTTATTTCGGTATTGTCGATCTGGCCGGTTTCCCGAAAGATGTGTATTATCTTTATCAGTCGGAATGGTATCCGGAGAAAAAAGTATTGCACCTTTTTCCGCATTGGAATTGGACGCCGGGACAGGATATAGATATGTGGGCTTATTATAATAATGCGGATGAGGTAGAGCTTTTTGTAAATGGTGAGTCGCAGGGCGTGCGTACAAAAGGTAAGGATGATTTTCATGTCGTATGGCGTGTGAGGTATGAACCGGGTGTGGTAAAAGTCGTTTCCCGCAAGGATGGAAAAACGGTATTGGAAAAGGAAATACATACAGCCGGAGAACCTGCACAGATACGCTTGACAGCTGATCGGAATGAAATCAAATCAGATGGCAGAGATCTTAGTTTTGTAACAGTGGAGGTACTGGATAAAGATGGTAATCTTTGTCCGAATGCCGATAGTCAGATCATGTTCGATGTGCAAGGTGCAGGATTCATTGCCGGTGTAGACAATGGTAGTCCTGTTTCAATGGAGAAATTCAAAGCTGATCATCGCAAGGCTTTCTATGGGAAGTGCCTGGTGGTTGTTCAAAGTGACGGAAAATCCGGAGGCATCAAACTGACGGCTACATCCGAAGGATTGAAAACGGCAGTGACCGCTATTAAAGCAAAATAAAAGTAACTTGTTAGCAGAATTCATTCATAACGGTATAGAAAAGAACAAAAGTGATTAGTGTTTGGTGATAAGTGATTAGCGCCATTCGGTATACTATTTTTTAGACGCGGATGACACGGATAACGCGGATAACGCGGATTTAAAAGGCTGCGCTATAAACGTGGATAAAAAAAAGATCCGCGTCATCCGTGTCATCCGCGTCTAAAAGATTATTTATCATTTAGCTCATAACCGAAAAGAAATGAATGAATTCCGCCAACGACTAAAAGTAATATCTTTAATGTAATAATAATGAAGAAACAACTCTTTTCAACTCTCCTGTTTGCCTGTTCATTGACTACTCTGACAGCGCAAACTCCTGTATATTTAGATGATACGCAACCCATTGAAGCACGTGTAAAAGATGCTCTCAACCGTATGACACTGGAAGAGAAAGTAGCCCTTTGCCATGCGCAGAGCAAATTCAGCAGTCCCGGTGTGCCCCGTCTTGGTATCCCCGAACTTTGGATGAGTGATGGACCTCACGGTGTTCGTGCAGAAATCAACTGGAATGATTGGGGATATGCCAAATGGACTAATGACAGTATTACTGCTTTTCCTGCCTTGACTTGTCTTGCCGCTACCTGGAATCCGGAAATGTCCGCCATCTACGGCAAGGCTATTGGTGAAGAAGCCCGTTATCGGGAAAAAGATGTTCTTTTGGGCCCCGGCGTTAATATCTATCGTACTCCTCTGAATGGCCGTAATTTTGAATACATGGGGGAAGATCCTTATCTGGCAGGCGTGATGTGTGTACCTTATATTCGGGAGATACAGAAAAACGGGGTTGCCGTAAGTGTGAAACACTATGCTCTGAACAATCAGGAGTTATGGCGTGGACACATTGATGTGCAACTAAGTAATCGTGCCTTACACGAAATCTACCTCCCCGCTTTCAAGGCTGCTGTGCAGAAAGGCGGTGCCTGGACCGTGATGGGAGCCTATAACAAGGTGCGTGGTCAGCACGCCTGCCACAGTGATCTTTTGCTGAATAAGATTTTGAAGAACGACTGGGGTTTTGACGGTGTAGTCGTAACCGATTGGGGTGGTGCCCATGATACTTACGAAGCAGCCATGAATGGCTTGGACATCGAGATGGGATCCTATACCAACGGTCTGACCTCAGAAAGTGCATTTACCTTCGACGATTATTATCTGGCTAAACCTTATCTCCGGATGTTGAAGGAAGGTAAGGTACCTATGAGCACAGTGGATGATAAAGCATCCCGTATTCTTCGCTTGATATTCCGCACGGCGATGAATCGTCAGAAACCTTATGGTTCGCTAACAAGTGAAGAACATTATCAGGCTGCCCGTGAGATTGGTAATGAGGGTATTGTGCTTCTGAAAAACACACCTGTCCAGAAAAAAGGTATCCCTTTGCTGCCGCTTGATGGCTCTAAATATCAACGTATACTGGTAGTAGGTGACAATGCTGTCCGCTTGTTGAACGAAGGAGGCGGTTCTTCTGAACTGAAGGTAAAAGATATGGTATCTCCACTCGATGGTATGCGCGCTCTTTATGGTGACAAGGTGGTTTATACGAAAGGTTACGCTGCCGGACGTCCGATGTATGGGCGTGCAGAAGAAATTCCCCGGTCGGTGATGGATTCCTTGCGCACAGCAGCGACTGAACTTGCCAAAGAAGCCGATCTTGTGATTTTGTTCGGTGGATTGAATAAGAATCATTTTCAGGATTGTGAAGCTGGCGACCGTGTGACATACGGTTTGCCATTCGGACAAAATGAACTGATTGAATCTCTGTTGGGAGTCAATAAAAATATGGTATTGGTATTGTTGAGTGGTAATGCCGTGGAAATGCCTTGGCTGAATAAAGTTCCGGCCGTCCTGCAAGGTTGGTATCTGGGATCTATGGGTGGCAATTCACTTGCTGATGTACTGAGTGGTGCGGTGAATCCCAGCGGAAAACTTCCTTTTTCCTTCCCTGTGAAATTGACGGATTGCGGTGCGCATGCATTTGACGAATTGAGTTATCCGGGTGATAGTATCAAGCAGGTCTACAAAGAAGATATTCTGGTAGGTTATCGTTGGCATGATGCCAAGAAGATTCCCGCCTTATTCCCTTTCGGGTATGGTTTGAGTTATACGACTTTTGCCTATGGCAAACCAGTAGCTTCTGCTAAAACAATAACTGCTGACAATTCTCTGACTGTGACCATTCCTGTAAAGAATACGGGTAGTATTGCCGGAAAGGAAGTCGTGCAATTATATGTAAGAGATGAAAAATGTAGTGTTTTGCGTCCTGTGAAAGAGTTAAAGGCGTTCCAAAAGATAACTTTGGCACCGGGTGAAGAAAAAGAAGTAACCTTCACCATCACTCTGGATGATTTGAAGTTCTATGATGAAACTGTTGGCGGATGAACGGCAGAACCGGGTAAGTTTAAGGCTTATATCGGAGCCTCTTCCGCAGATATTCGTGGAACGGTCGGGTTCGAACTGAAATAGTGGGAGCTCTCACTTTGGCTGAGAGTTTGTTAAAAATGACGGATAGTGTGCGGGTGAATTATTATTTGCCCGCACTTATTGTTTTATAGGGCGTATCTGAGAAATAAGTAGGTTATGTGATGATATTTTTAGTGTTAAAGGCTAAAATGAAGTGAAGATGTAATATAAACGAAAGTTCCTGTTACATATCTTTTAGCTTTTCAGTGTTTGATTCCTTATCTTTGTGATATTCAAAGAATCTTTTTACGCCTTTAACCTGAAAAATATGAGAAACATGAAAACGCTGCTATTTTTATTAGGTAACCTTTTTATTCTGACGGTTCAGGCACAATCCTTGCAGTCATCTTGCAATCAGCCCCGTAGTGGTGACCGGCTCGTGAAACGTATGATTGCTACTTGCGAACCGGGGCCAAGTGGAAGTGGGCAAATCTGGGATTTTAGTGATCTGGAACTTAAGGATGCCGGTTATGAATTGAAGTACGTGTCGCAAGGCATTGATACTATCGTTGGTATTGAGCATCATACCATGTACTATTACCGTACCTCCGGTGATTCTCTTTTTTGTCTGGGTTATGAAAATCCTTCTACTTTTATTTTTTATCAAAAGCCGGAGTTGCTTATGGCTTTTCCTGTCTTTCAAGGGCGGGTAATGACTGATTACTTTGATGGAAAAGGAAATTACTGTGAACGGATGGAGGTGCGGCTGCGTGGTAAAAGTACTGTCAAGGCCGATGCTTCCGGTATTTTGATACTGCCTGAAGGAGATACGCTGCGTAAAGTCATTCGTACTTATACTCATAAGCTCATTCATCAAAGAATGCTTCCAAGGATTGCCATGCAGGATTCCTTGCAGTTGGATACTCTATCTTTTGGGTTAAATCGTGACAGCATTGAGTATTTGCTGGTCGGTGACTCTGTTCGTCAGGAAGTTGAGGCATGGCGTTGGTATGCAGACGGTTACCGTTATCCCATAATGGAAACCGTGAAAAGCATCGTTTATAGGTTTGGAGTTCCTCATGAGCATTTTACCATATCCTTTACCTATCTGCCCGATGAGCAATATTATGATTTACCTTATGATACAGACAACCAGGAACGACGTGATCTGAGTGCTGATGAAGAGCATGAACGGAATTGGAAAAATGCCGATGAAAGCGCCCAAAACAAGAAAAATAATAGTGTGATAAGTTATAACTTCCATATAGGAAAGGGTGGAAGCTTGCACATTAATTATGAATTGAAGCAACCGGAAGAAGTAACTTTGATGCTTTACGACCTGCAGGGGTGTCAGTTGGCGGGGATTCAACATGCCGGCCAAACTATTGGCAATTATAAAGAAGTAATTTCTATGGATAGTTGTCCGAGAGGTGAATACCTGCTTCGGATAACTGTCGGAGAGAATCTGTATGGAGAAAAGATAATCAAATACTAATAAGAAACGACTGTAATTATGTTACATAATAAAATACTTAGGAGCGGTATACTTTTCTTTGCCGCTATCCATATATCCATTGTTCTAAACGGACAGACGGCCATTCAGCCGGTTGCTCCTTCTGTTCCCACGTCTCCTCAGGCTGAGGCTTTCAAGAAGTATGGAGATTTTGAAATTAATTATTCAACGGGAATTCCTGATATCTCTATTCCGCTGTTTGAGATTAACCATCGGGGTTATAAATTACCGATAATCTTGAAGTATAATCCGCAGCCGCTTCGTCCCGGCTATAATTATGACGTTTATGGGCACGGCTGGGGACTATCTGTCAACAGTTGCATTTCGAGGACTATCGAGTATCTTCCGGACGAATGGAGGGATTTTAAATTGGAAACGGATAAATTGTCGAATAGTTTTGAAGTTTATAGAAGAGGAGGAGGCATTACGAATATTAATCTTGGGCATGATATTTTTAATGCTGTTCTGCCGGACGGTTCGTCTTTCGAGTTTGTGGTTCGCAGAGGGACAGATGGACTGGAATACATTGTTTCGGATAGCAGGTCGGTCCAGATCAGTTGCAGTCACTCTTCTTCCAACATAAATTCCTTTACAGTGATTGACGAGCACGGCATAAAGTACATTTTTGACGGAGCTGATACTCCTTACAGAGGGATTGGTGCACCGAGTAGCGTGTATTACGATTCCTATGTATCCTGGCAGCTGTCAAGTATTCAATTGCCGAACTCTACGGAACCTATCGTATTTCGTTACGGTCTTTCCATGGCATCCAAATACAAACGATATGCCAAGAATGCCGCTGTCCTTCTACGCTATGATCTTGAATCGCCTTATACGGGAAAGGCGGATGCCATAGAGAATTACCAAGTCTATTGCTATAAGATGAAACTTCTTACTTCCATTGAATACGGAAGCACAAGTATAAGTCTACTCTATAAGAACAGTGCGGCGAATGCTGAGTATAACTATGTGGATAAGGTCATAATCAAGGATAATGGTAACCTTGTCCGGGATATTCAGTTGAATAAATCAATACATACTTATTCCTGTGCCGGTG from Bacteroides sp. MSB163 includes:
- a CDS encoding TIM-barrel domain-containing protein: MKLKNTSVCLLAGWMLMACSGGGYEKTSNGIIVNVEQQQPTDVRKVKVEVMGEKLIHVSATPEKNFSKAESLIIVPQKDKTDFSVEESEDAVSVKTSEVCAIVSKATGEVRFTDASGNLILAEDEKGRSFQPIEVQGTKAYTVRQVFQSPDDEAFYGLGQHQADEFNYKGKNEELFQYNTKVSVPFIVSNKNYGILWDSYSLCRFGDPRDYAQLSTVFKLYDKEGKEGTLTGTYVPSQKSTAETLVRREDSVYFEHLKSEDLSKVVNLPEGFPFMGSQVTYEGEIEPMESGQFRFILYYAGYMKVYIDNELVVPERWRTAWNPNSYKFAVDLKAGKRVPLKIEWTPDGYVSYCGLRALSPVSAEEQNKQSWWGEMQNEIDYYFVYGEDMDEVISGYRALTGKSQIMPKWAMGYWQSRERYKTQEEILDALKEFRKRQIPIDNIVLDWSYWPENAWGSHEFDKARFPDPKGMVDSIHALNAKMMISVWPKFYMTTEHYKEFDEKGWMYQQAVKDSIRDWIGPGYIGSFYDAYAEGARKLFWKQMEDHLYPLGIDAWWMDASEPNVRDCTDLAYRKALCGPTALGPSDQYFNAYALMNAEAIYDGQRAIDNDKRVFLLTRSGFAGLQRYSTATWSGDIATRWEDMKAQISAGLNFALSGIPYWTMDIGGFCVEKRYEDGQKEFNKTGKENADYKEWRELNTRWYQFGAFCPLFRAHGQYPFREVWNIAPEGHPAYSSIVYYTKLRYTMMPYIYSLAGMTYFDDYTIMRPLVMDFTADTKVNNISDQFMFGPALMAAPVYEYGARNREVYFPATCGWYDFYTGKYMAGGGQLKVDAPYERMPLYVREGAIVPYGPEMQYSDEKPAEEITLYVYAGKDGEFTLYEDEGVNYNYEKGQYATIPFTYNDAEGTLTIGDRAGEFPGMLKERTFNVVKVSKDKPQPFDAKAKGMVVKYDGKRQSVKL
- a CDS encoding glycoside hydrolase family 2 TIM barrel-domain containing protein — its product is MKQLFIILISCLLLFLILGGCTSAERVTDSRRQDFTADWTFHLGDDSAASRPDYDDTAWRILNLPHDWAIEGEFSRDNPSGTGGGALPGGIGWYRKTFTVDKADEGKRLYIDFDGVYMNSEVFINGHSLGVRPYGYVSFSYDLTPHIKWGGKNVVAVRVDNAEQPNSRWYSGCGIYRNVWLTKLNPVHIAQWGTFITAEDVSKNSARLNIRTKIQYDVAAQLQDSVKQADGTYVVFDSEIVPLADVVLQSRLMDAEGHVVGEVASELQVIPACPNEVEQEIVVKTPNLWSVNTPYIYKVHSILIDKITGKVLDNYCTNTGIRTFRFDAQKGFILNGERLKINGVCMHHDLGCLGAAVNIRAIERQLEILQEMGCNGIRCSHNPPSPELLDLCDRMGFIVMDETFDMWRKRKTAHDYSRYFNEWHERDLTDLILRDRNHPSVFIWSIGNEVLEQWSDAKADTLTLEQANLILNFGHDQSMLAKEGEMSVNSLLTKKLADMVKALDSTRPVTAGCNEPNPNNHLFRSGALDLIGFNYHDDWFAGVPEKFPGKPFIVAESVSALMTRGYYRMPSDETVICPERWDKPYFDDSFFCSSYDNCHVPWGNSHEGTMRHVKNNDFISGQYVWTGFDYLGEPTPYGWPARSSYFGIVDLAGFPKDVYYLYQSEWYPEKKVLHLFPHWNWTPGQDIDMWAYYNNADEVELFVNGESQGVRTKGKDDFHVVWRVRYEPGVVKVVSRKDGKTVLEKEIHTAGEPAQIRLTADRNEIKSDGRDLSFVTVEVLDKDGNLCPNADSQIMFDVQGAGFIAGVDNGSPVSMEKFKADHRKAFYGKCLVVVQSDGKSGGIKLTATSEGLKTAVTAIKAK